The Microbacterium sp. Nx66 genome contains a region encoding:
- the folK gene encoding 2-amino-4-hydroxy-6-hydroxymethyldihydropteridine diphosphokinase, protein MSRNLTRPPEVPGPRPPRPETVAVVALGANLGDREDTIRAAAARIGRLPLVSDVRLSRLFETVALRVDGPDPDAPGYVNAVALVTTRLAPEILLGMLHAIEDENGRVRGERWGDRTLDLDLIAYGDVVSDDPRIQLPHPRAAERLFVLEPWLDVAPDAELAGRRVADLAADLRARGEG, encoded by the coding sequence ATGAGCCGCAACCTCACGCGCCCGCCGGAGGTGCCAGGCCCCCGGCCGCCACGCCCGGAGACGGTGGCGGTCGTGGCGCTCGGCGCCAACCTCGGCGACCGCGAGGACACGATCCGCGCTGCGGCGGCACGAATCGGGCGTCTTCCGCTCGTCTCCGACGTGCGCCTGTCGCGCCTGTTCGAGACGGTGGCGCTCCGCGTGGACGGCCCCGATCCCGACGCCCCCGGCTATGTGAACGCAGTGGCTCTGGTGACCACGCGCCTCGCTCCGGAGATCCTCCTCGGCATGCTGCACGCCATCGAGGACGAGAACGGTCGCGTCCGCGGCGAGCGATGGGGTGACCGCACTCTGGACCTCGACCTCATCGCCTACGGCGACGTCGTCTCGGACGACCCCCGGATCCAGTTGCCCCATCCGCGGGCGGCGGAGCGGCTGTTCGTCCTGGAGCCCTGGCTCGACGTCGCCCCCGACGCCGAGCTCGCGGGGCGCCGCGTCGCTGATCTGGCGGCGGACCTCCGCGCGCGAGGCGAGGGATGA
- a CDS encoding DUF3180 domain-containing protein — MKRTSAGLLAVLGLVGAGAGFILDQMLTATGRATFTPSLFLPVLLVLIAGASLGVAWPVRRSVRSGVRIDPFRALRAATLARASSLLGAILAGFGAGLLAFLLTRPIDPPIGSTVAMVALIASAVVLVVAALVAEQFCTLPKDPDDSEPRDRAPEPGGGH; from the coding sequence ATGAAGCGCACCTCTGCCGGGCTGCTCGCCGTCCTCGGGCTCGTCGGCGCCGGTGCGGGGTTCATCCTCGACCAGATGCTCACGGCGACCGGTCGAGCCACGTTCACGCCGTCCCTGTTCCTCCCGGTGCTGCTCGTCCTCATCGCCGGCGCATCGCTCGGGGTGGCCTGGCCGGTGCGGCGCAGCGTCCGGTCCGGGGTGCGCATCGACCCGTTCCGTGCCCTGCGGGCCGCGACCCTCGCGAGGGCGTCCAGCCTGCTGGGCGCGATCCTGGCCGGCTTCGGCGCCGGGCTGCTGGCCTTCCTCCTCACGCGCCCCATCGATCCCCCGATAGGGTCGACTGTGGCCATGGTGGCGCTGATCGCGAGTGCGGTCGTGCTCGTCGTCGCCGCTCTCGTCGCCGAACAGTTCTGCACCCTGCCGAAGGATCCTGATGACTCAGAACCCAGAGACCGCGCCCCTGAACCCGGCGGAGGGCACTGA
- a CDS encoding PH domain-containing protein encodes MTQNPETAPLNPAEGTDLDALDQGTYTRLRTARNEARLELDGTWHQISPRYVVSQIVQNVIFLAIVVAAAIVLNIVLEQDWVWIPAGVIILITLVTLIILPRQARAIGYMLRADDIVFRKGILWQRMIAVPYGRMQLVDITQGPLDRAFGISQLKMVTAAATTGVQIPGLTQAAAEALRDTLIQVAETRRTGL; translated from the coding sequence ATGACTCAGAACCCAGAGACCGCGCCCCTGAACCCGGCGGAGGGCACTGACCTCGACGCCCTCGACCAGGGCACGTACACGCGGCTGCGCACGGCACGCAACGAGGCCCGCCTCGAGCTCGACGGCACCTGGCACCAGATCTCGCCGCGCTACGTCGTGTCGCAGATCGTGCAGAACGTCATCTTCCTGGCCATCGTCGTGGCCGCCGCGATCGTGCTGAACATCGTGCTCGAGCAGGACTGGGTGTGGATCCCGGCCGGGGTCATCATCCTCATCACGCTCGTGACGCTGATCATCCTCCCGCGACAGGCGCGGGCGATCGGCTACATGCTGCGGGCGGACGACATCGTGTTCCGCAAGGGCATCCTGTGGCAGCGCATGATCGCGGTGCCGTACGGGCGCATGCAGCTCGTCGACATCACCCAGGGGCCGCTCGACCGGGCTTTCGGCATCTCCCAGCTCAAGATGGTCACCGCTGCGGCCACCACCGGTGTGCAGATCCCCGGCCTCACCCAGGCGGCGGCCGAGGCGCTGCGCGACACGCTGATCCAGGTCGCCGAGACCCGCCGGACCGGCCTGTGA